The Candidatus Cloacimonadaceae bacterium DNA window AATACCAAAATCATCAAATAATAGGCAATAACGGTTAAACCACAAGCCACAAGCAGCGCCCATCCAAAATCAAGTTTCTTGAGGAGCAAGGGTAAACTGATAAATAGAACGAGCGAGGGTATTACCAGCCAAAAGATGGTTGTCGAAAGCTCTGAAACTTTCTCCTTACTTCTGGTATCCACCCATAACCACATCAT harbors:
- a CDS encoding DUF3147 family protein is translated as MMQYIIKTIVTLIIIISVSEIAKKSSLLGGILVSIPIVSVLAMMWLWVDTRSKEKVSELSTTIFWLVIPSLVLFISLPLLLKKLDFGWALLVACGLTVIAYYLMILVLGFFNIKG